Below is a window of Spelaeicoccus albus DNA.
ACGTACACCAGCAGCGTGTCGGACGCCGTGACGACCGTGTACACGTACGGTGCCGACCTTTACGACGCCATGATCGACGAGATCGACAAGGCCGAAAGGCACGTGTTCATTCAAAGCTACATTTGGAAGGACGACGAGACCGGCAGACGATTCAAGGATGCACTGGGCCGTGCCGCCGAACGCGGCGTCGACGTCTTCGTCAGCTACGACGGTTTCGCCAATCTCGTTGTCCGGCCCCGTTTTTACCGGTTCCATCCGAGCGTGCACGTGCTGCGCTCGCCGATTTTCCGCCCCGGCATCATCTTTGCCAACCCGCGCTCGACCGGGCTCGATCATCGAAAGATCCTCGTTGTCGACGACCGGGTCGGATTCGTCGGCGGATACAACATCGGAGCTCCGTACGCCACCGAATGGCGCGATACGCATTTACGGATCGAAGGCCGCTCGGTCTGGGAGCTGCGGCATGCTTTCATCAGCTTTTGGAACAACACGCGTACTAGCCGGCACCCGGAGCTGCCCGACCCGGGAGCCGGCTTTTGGGAGCCGCGGCTCCGGTCGGTCAGCAATGCGCCGGCAGGCATGGTCTTCCCCATCCGGGGCGTCTACCTGGCGGCCATCAACAGGGCGACCAGCCATATCTTCATCACCACGGCCTATTTCATCCCGGACGGGCAGATTCTCGATGCGCTGACGGCCGCGTCCCGGCGCGGCGTCGACGTGCGCGTGCTGGTGCCCGAGGAGTCGAACCACGTGCTCTCCGACTGGCTCTCCCGAGGGTTTTACTCCGAACTGTTGGACGCCGGCGTGACGATCCTGCTGTACGAGAACGCCATGGTGCACGCCAAGACCGCCACCATCGACGGCAAATGGACGACGGTGGGCACCGCCAATATCGACAGATTGAGCCTGAGCGGCAATTACGAGATCAACATGGAGCTCTACGACGACAAGCTCGCAGCCGATATGGAGCGGATCTTCGAGGTGGACAGCGGAAACAGCCGCGTGCTCACGCCCGAGGAATGGCAGCGCCGGAATGTCGTGGCGCGGTTCGCCGAACTCGTTCTCGTGCCGTTGCGGCCGTTGCTCTAATACCCGAGTGACGGCTTCATGTCGAGGATCCGGCCCAGCAGGCCGCTGACGAAGCCGGGCGAATCGTCCGTCGAAAGCTTGCGGACCAGGTCGACGGCCTCATCGACGGCCACGGGGCCGTCCACGTCGTCGTTGAACAAGATCTCCCAAGCGCCGATCCGCAACGCCGCCCTGTCGACTGCCGGCATGCGGGTCAACGGCCACCCTTGCGAATAGGTCTCGAGCAATTCGTCGATCTCATCGGTGTGCGATGCGACGCCGCGCACCAGTTCCGCCGAATACTCGCGCATGGGATAGTCGGCGTCCGAGCTGCGGGTTTCCAGCATGCTGAGCGGCGCAATACCGCGTTGTTCCGCCTCGTAGAGAACGTCGAGCGCCCGTTTCCGGGATTTACTGCGTGCTCCCACTAGTTGACGCGGCCCAAGTATTCGCCCGAGCGGGTGTCGACCTTGATCTTGGTTCCTTGCTCCAAGAACAACGGCACCTGGATCTCGTACCCCGTCTCGAGCGTTGCGGACTTCGATCCGCCCGACGAACGGTCGCCTTGCAGGCCCGGCTCGGTGTAGGTGATCTCAAGCGCCACCGACGGCGGCATTTCCACGTACAGCGGGACACCGTCGTGCATGGCGACCTGGATGCTCTGGCTTTCGAGAAGATAGTGGGCCGCATCGCCGACGGTCTTCTCGGGCACGTTGATCTGCTCGTAGTCGGAGTTGTCCATGAACACGAAATCGGTGCCGTCGTGGTAGAGGTACTGCATGTCGCGACGGTCCACATTTGCCGTTTCGACCTTGGTGCCGGCGTTGAACGTCTTGTCGACGGTCTTGCCGGACAGCACGTTCTTCAGCTTGGTGCGCACGAACGCCGGTCCCTTGCCCGGTTTGACGTGCTGGAACTCCACGACGGACCACAATTGTCCTTCGAGGTTGAGCACCAAGCCGTTCTTCAGATCGTTGGTCGAAGCCACTCGCGTTTCCCCTATAGGTTGTCAAGAATTACTCGAGAACAGAATACCGAATCGGACCGCCGGGCCCGGAGTTCCCCGGGAATCCTCACCACACGGCCGCAATCAAGGGTACCCGCCCCGGCAAAAATTCCGCGAATCGAGCGCTCCGGCCCCGCCCGTCCCCGCTCCCCGTCCTCAACCGCAAAACGCGCCGCCGCGTCGGGAACGCGCCGTCAGAACGGCGCGTTCCCGACGCGGCGGCGCGTTTTGCACACGGCGGCGCGTTTTGCAGCCCGTGGATTACTTTGCCGCCTCCGCGAGCAGCCCGGCCAGTTCGGCGGGTTTGGTGTACATCGGCCAGTGGCCGGAGTCGATGTCGAAGTACTCGACATGGCGGGCGGCCGCCAGTTCGGGCACATCGCCGCCCTCGATCCACTCCTTGGCGTCCGCCGGGCCGTATTCGGGGCAAATCAAAACGGTCGGCACGTCGAACCGCGCGTCATCCGTATAGGCAACCGCCGCGGTGCTCACCGCTTCGGGCACTGGAATGGCTGCCGCGGCGATCCGGCGCTTGGCGTCCTCGCTCAAATCAGCGGAGTCCGGGCCGTCGAAGGGTTCCCAACCGGGAAACGGCATCACGCCGCCCTCGGCGGGGAAGAAATCGGCGTACGCCTCCCCGGCAGTGGTGGGAAACCCGCCGATCAACACCGTCTTGGCCACGCGACCGGCCCGTGCGTCGGCGGCCAGCCACGCGAGCGTGCTCGCAGCCGAGTGTCCGACTACCACGGGTTTGCCGGACGCCGCGTCGACTGCCTCGACGACTGCCGCCACCTGGTCGTCGAGCGTCGCCGCATCGCCGTCCCCTTGGCCGGGCAGCGTGATCGGCACCGGGCGGTGTCCCAGATCGGCGAGCTTCGCTGCAACGTCGTCCCACGCCGAGTCGTCGAGCCAGAGTCCGGCGATGAGCAGAATGTCCATGATGCGTCTCCTTTCATTGCTTCCGCCTACTGCCTCGGACATCGGTCCGGCGGACGCGTTGTGCTCAACACGTTAGGAGGTGTTCCGGACGATCGGCTTCCGGATAGCCTCGGCTCATGCTTATTCTTTTGACATGGCTACCGAGTCGAGCCCGACCGCGCGGGCGCTGCGTGCGCTCGAGGTATTGCAATTCTCCCCCGGCGTACAGGCCGGCGAGCTCGCCGAGCGCCTGGGCGTCACGGAGCGGGCGGCGCGCCGCTATGTCGAAATTCTCCGCGAGGCGGGCATACCCGTCGAGTCGTCCCGCGGACCGTACGGCGGCTACCGGCTCGGGCGGGGCACCAGGTTGCCTCCCGTCGTCTTCACCGAGGCCGAAGCGCTGGGCCTGGTGATGGCGGCTCTGGACGGCGGCACGTTCCCGGCGGGCGCCGAAGACGTCACCGGCGCGGCCTTGGGCAAGGTCATTCGCGCGCTTCCGGACGCCCTGGGCCGTAAAGCGGCCGAACTGCGGGAAAACGCGTCGACCGCGCCGGCGCCGAGGTCCCGGCCCCATCCGGCGGTCGCCGGCGAGCTCGCGGCAGCAGTTGCCGACCGGTCGGTCGTCGACATCACCTACAGCAACCGCCCGGGCCGCGAATGGGACGATCGCGTGGATCCGTGGGCGGTCGTTGTGCGGCACGGATACTGGTACCTGCTGTGTTTTTCGCACGGCCGCGAAGCGATCCGGACGTATCGCGTCGACCGCGTTCGTTCGGTGCGACGGTCGGCGGACACGTTCACGCCGCCGGCCGATCTTGATCCGGTGGCGGTGCTGGAGGAAAATCTCGGCATCGGCTGGGACTTCGAAACCCGAGTGCGATTCGATGCGCCGGCCGGGGACGTGTCGGAGTGGATCCATCCCGCCATGGGCAAGCTCACGGCGTCCGGCACTGGATGCGTGCTGAACGGCAGCACCGGCAATCCGGAGATGTACGTGCAGGAATGGCTGGCGTGTGTGCCTTACCAATTCCACATCGAGGGCGGACCCGAGCTCTGCGAGGCGGCCCGGACATTTGCCCGCCGCATCGCCAAAGCCGTCAACCACCGCAAAGCGCCCCGCCGCGTATAAAGCGCGAAGTCATGACGGGGCGGGCTATACGCCGCGGGGCGTTTTGCGAAGGGGAATTAGCCGAGACCGCCGACGGTCGTCAAATTACCCCGCGGTCCCTCCGCCGCGATTTCGGCGAACGCGGCCTGCATGATTGCCGGATCGGGGCCGGCCAGCCGGGTGGTGCGGCCGGTACGGCCGTCCAAGACCACGAACCGCAACAGCGACCCGCGTGCCTTCTTGTCCCGGGCCATCGCCTCGAGCAGTTTGGGCCACCGGTCGCCTCGATAGGTCACCGGCAGTTTGAGCTTCGACAGGATCGCCCGGTGCCTGTCGACCACGTCATCGGGCAGCCCCGAGGCCATCCGGGCCAGTTCGGCCACGTACACCATGCCGATGCTGACGGCGGCGCCGTGCGGCCACTGATAACGCTCGGCGTATTCAATGGCGTGCCCCAGCGTGTGACCGTAATTGAGGATCTCCCGCTCCCCCGATTCACGCAGGTCGTTGCCGACCACGCGGGCCTTGACAGCCACGGCGCGTTGAATGAGCTCACGCAGTATGGGCCCGTCCGGGTCGATGATCTGCTCGAGCGGATTGTCCTCGACCAGTTCGAGGATGCGCTCGTCCTCGATGAATCCGATCTTCACGATCTCCGCCATCCCCGACAACAGCTGCCGTTCGGGAAGCGTGCGCAGGGACTCCAGGTCGATGAGCACGCCGGCGGGCGGGTGGAACACTCCGACCAGGTTCTTGCCCTCGGACGTGTTGATGCCGGTCTTGCCGCCGACCGCCGCGTCCACCATGGCCAGCAGGGTGGTGGGAATGTGCACGACCCTGACGCCGCGCAGCCACGTGGCCGCCACGAACCCGGCAAGATCGGTCACCGTGCCGCCACCCACCGAGACGATGGCGTCCGACCGGGTGAAGTCGGATTGGCCGAGAATCGTCCAGCAAAACCCTGCCACCGGTTGCAGTTTGGCCTCTTCGCCGTCCGGAATCTCGGCGGCTATCGCGTTGTAACCGCGGCCGGCGAGCTCTTCGCGGACCGTCTCTCCGGTCGCCTGCAATGCGCGCGGATAGACAACGAGCACGCGTTCGCACGCCTCGCCCAGGAGCCCGGGCAGCTCGGTCAACAGCCCGGTGCCGATGATTGCCTGATAGTCGTCCGGCCTGGCGGGCGTCGATCCGACGTCGATACGGGTGGTTGACGTCATTGATGACCTTTCGATGGAGTTGGAGTCGTCACCGGCGAGTCGTTCCTCGTACGCGGCAAGGGCGGCGGTCACCCGATCGACGACGGTGGCGGGAGACACGCTGCTGCTGGGCACGATGAGGTCGGCGACCTCCCGGTAGACCGGTTCGCGTTCGGCGGCGAGCCGCGTCCATTGTTCCAGCGGGGTTTCGGCGGAGCCATCGGCCAGCAGCGGTCGGCTCGAGTTCTTGATCCGTGCGGCAACCGTTGCCGCGTCGATGGTGATGTACACCACCGTGACGCCGGACGACGTCAGCTGGGCCCGCGTCTCGGCGTCCAGCACGGCGCCGCCTCCGAGCGACACGATCCCGGGGGTTTCGGCAACGGTTCGCACGGCCGAATCGACGGCCCGGCGTTCGATCCGGCGGAACGCGGGTTCGCCGTCGCGGCGGAAGATCTCGCGAATCGGGCCGGCATCTTCGACGATCATGGCGTCGGTGTCGTACATGGGTACGTCGAAAGTTTCGGACAGCAGCCGGGCCAGCGTCGTCTTGCCGGCGGCCGGAGGTCCGACAAGGACGACGTGCTGCGGCAGCTTGGGCCGGGGTTTCTGCCGCGGCGGGTGCGGCACGGGCCGCGTTGGCGGTCCGAACGGGATAGACATATCAGCTCTGCAGGTTCTCCGGGATGGATGCCCGGTACGAGGCAATATTCCGCGCGGTCTCGGCAAGCGAATCGCCGCCGAACTTTTCGACGACGGCGCCGGCCACCACCAGGGCGACCATGGCCTCGGCCACCACTCCCGCGGCGGGAACCGCACACACGTCCGAGCGTTGATGGTGCGCGGTGGCCGCCTCGCCGGTGGACACGTCAACGGTGCGCAGTGCGCGCGGCACGGTGGCGATCGGTTTCATTGCGGCGCGCACGCGCAGCGGATCGCCGGTGCTCATCCCGCCTTCCGTTCCGCCTGCCCGCCCGGACGCACGGTGGACTTTGCCGCCGTCCCGGATGATCTCGTCGTGCGCGGCGCTGCCGCGGCGTGCGGCGGTTTTGAATCCGTCGCCGATCTCGACGCCCTTGATGGCTTGAATGCCCATCAGCGCTCCGGCAAGCCGCGAGTCCAGTCGCCGGTCCCAGTGCACGTGCGACCCGAGGCCGGGCGGCGTTCCGTAGCACACGACTTCGACGATGCCGCCCAGCGTGTCGCCTGCCTTTTTGGCGTCGTCCACTTCGGCGACCATCCTCTCGGACGTCGCCCGGTGGAAGCAGCGCATCGGGTCGGCATCAAGCGCCGGGACGTCGTCCGCGCCGGGCAGCGGGGCGTCGGCAGGCACCTCGATGGGGCCCAGTCCGACGGTGTGCGACACGACGGTGATGCCGACGCCGGCCAGGAAGTTCTCGGCGACCGAGCCGAGCGCCACGCGGGTGGCGGTCTCCCGGGCCGACGCGCGCTCGAGCACGGGCCGGGCCTCGTCGAAACCGTATTTTTGCATGCCGACGAAATCAGCGTGCCCCGGCCGCGGCCGCGTCAACGGCGCATTGCGGGCCAGCCCGTCGAGCACTTCCGCTTCGACCGGGTCGGCCGCCATGACCTGTTCCCATTTCGGCCATTCCGTGTTCGCCACCTCGATGGCCACCGGCCCGCCCTGCGTCAGGCCGTGCCGGACGCCGCCGATCAGCCGGACGGCGTCCTTCTCGAACGACATCCGGGCGCCGCGGCCGTATCCGAGCCGCCGCCTGGCCAGGGCATTCTGCACGTCTTCGGTGGTCAGAGGCACCGACGCGGGTAAGCCTTCGAGAATTCCGACAAGAGCCGGGCCGTGTGATTCCCCCGCAGTCAGCCAACGCAACATACTGACGATCCTACTGAAAGCGCTCCGGCCGCGATGACGGACGTCCACGCACCGAACAGCAGAAACGGTCCGTAGGCAATGGAATCCCGCGCGCTGCGGCGTCCGGCGGCCACCAATGCCAAGGCCGCCAGCCCCGCCGCGACGACGCCGACAAGCAGCCCGGCCAGGCCGACGACCGGGTGGACCGCGCCTGCTGCCAGGCCGAGCAGCACGGCCGTCTTGATGTCGCCCTTGCCGAGGCCCGATCCGGGCAACGCTCGAATCCCGGCGAAGAACGCGCCGCCGGCCGCGCCGGTCAGGGCCGATCCCAAGGCGAGGGTCGTCACGGCCCCGGAGCGGCCGATCTCGGCGGCCAGGCAGGCTGCGCACGCGGCGATGCCGGGCCACACGATCCGGTCGGGCAGGCGGTGCAGGCGGACGTCGAAGAAGCCGAGCGCCGGGGTCGCACCGGCCACCACGCCCAACAGCACGGAACGCGGCCACGGCCCGGAAGCCACCGGCCATGCGCACACGGCAAGGGCCCCGGCCGCCAGACACGTCACCGCGGTCCAGACCATCGGGGCGCGCCGGCCGTGCCACGCCAGCCGGACGGCGTCCGCCGGGCCCACGATCGCCGGCCCGGCCGCCCCGATCACGAGGGCCGCGAGGACTGCCAGCGCGGGCGCGACCATGTCAGTCGCCGCGCCCGCGCACTACGGCCAGCACGGCGTCGGTGATTGCAGCGTGCCGGTCGGGGCCTGCGTCCGCGGCGGACGCGCCGTCCCCGCCGGACTGCAGGGCCGACCGCCGCGCGGCTTCGGCAAGGAACAGTTCGATTTGCCCGACCGCCTGGTGGGCGAGCATGGCCGCGCCGTCGATCACCGTGCCGCCGGCAGCCGACCAGGCGCTTGCCAGCGGCGTCGGCCACGGATCGTAGACGACGTCGAGAAGCACGGCTCCGACAAGCGTGCCCGGAGCGCCGCGCCCGGCCGTACCGGCAAGCGACGCGGACGCGCCGACGGGGGTGGTGTTCACGGTGGTGTCGTAGTCGCCCGGGCGCCACTTGTCGAGCGGCTGCACTGCGGCACGGGCGCCCAGCGATGCCGCGACGCGCTCGACGCCGGCCGCCCGGGAAGGCGTGCGCGCAAAGACGTCGACGGCGTTGGCGCCCTGACGGGCGAAGGCGGCGGCCGCGGATCCGGCAGTCGCTCCCCCGCCGATCACGGCGCATCGGCCCGGTCGGGTGACGCCGGCTCCGCTCAAGGCCCCGATGATTCCCGCCACGTCGGTGTTGTACGCCGCCGGCGCCGGGCCGGAAAAGACGAGCGTGTTGACGCTCCCGGTGGCCGCCGCGACGTCGTCGACGGGCCCTCCGGCGCGGCGCACCAGTTCCAGCGCCCGCTGTTTCAGCGGCATGGTCAACGACAGCCCGATCCAGCTGGCGTCCAAGCCGGCCAGGTGCCCGGCCAGCCCGTCGGCGTCGACGTCCGACAGATCGTAGGAGATATCGCTGCGGCGGGCTGCCCGGTACCCCGCCTCGTGCATGACCGGCGAGAGCGAATGCGCGATCGGGTGACCGCAGACGCCGGCCCGGTGAATTGTCACGACTTGCCGCCGTTCTTCTTCGCCTTCCGGTGGTCGCCTTTGTGATGCTTCTTCAGCCACGCCTGATACTGCTTGACGTGCTTTTGATGCTGCTTGTACGTCGTGGCGAACTTCGTCTTGCCGGTATCGGGGTTGACCGTCACAAAGTACATCCACGGCCCGGAGGCGGGGTCGTCCGCGGCTTTGATGCTGGCAAGGCCCGGCGAGTTGATCGGGCCGGGCGGCAAGCCCTTGTGGCGGTACGTGTTGTACGGCGATTTGCTGGCGCGCTGCTTCTTGGTCGTCGACGCATCCTCACGGGTGCCGAAGATGTAGGAAACCGTCGCATCCGATTGCAATTTGCCGTCGGTTTCCTTGTTGTCGTCCTTCAACCTGTTGTCGAAGACGCGCGCGATCTTGCGGCGCGTCGCGTAATCGCCAGGCGATTCGGCCTGCACGAGGCTTGCCTTGGTCAACACCGTGCGCTGGTCCTGCGCCCGCACGCCGGCGTCGGTCAGGGCGGCCTGCATCCGGTCGACCATCGTCTGCACGATCTCGGTAGCCGTCTCATGCGGCTTGACCTTGTACGTGGCCGGGAACAAATACCCTTCGATGCTCGGCAGATCCGCGGGCAGGCCGTATTTTTGCGGCTTGGCCTTCAGGGCCTTCTTGATCTCGGCGACAGGCAGACCGCTGACCTTGTGAATGGCCGGCACCATTTGCATGCGCCGGTAGCCCTCCGGAACGGTGAACGTCGGCAACGCCACCGGGTTCTGCAAGAGCTTCACCGCGGCGGATCCGCTCATGTGCCGGTGCAGGACGTAGCGTCCGGGCTGCAGCTGGTCGCCGGATTTGCTCAGCGCGTCCAGGAACGGGTCGGAGGATTTGATGACCCCCTTGTCCACCAAATCGTTGGCGACGGTGCGTCCGGACGCGCCGGACGACACCACCACGCTGACCTCACCGTGGCCGGAGCCCTTGTAATCGCCGGTGTTTCCGTGCAGGTCTGCGGCGATCCCCTTCAACGGCCCGAGCACGAGGTAGCCGGCGCCGCCGATCACCAGGACGAGAATGAGCAACAGCGTGACGGCGCGACGGCGCCGATGACGACGGCGCCGCTTCCGATGTCTGTCCTCGGTTCTCGTGTCATCGTCAGCGAATTCATGCAAGTCACTCATGGGTTCGCAGTAGTCCTTCCGGTGCCGGGCGGCTCCGCCGGTGCGCCCGGCGGTCGTCCGGTCGCCTTTTCACTATCGATCGCCTGCTGGAGTATCAACACGGCGGCAACCGTATCGACGACGCCGCGTTGCTTTTTGCCGGCCATCCCCGAATCTCGGAGCTGCCGGTGCGCGGCCACAGTCGTCAACCGTTCATCGACGAGCCTAACGGGTATTGGCGCGACATGCCCGGCAAGCGCGCCGGCGAATTCGCTCGCGGTCGCGGCAGCCTGCCTGCCCACGCCGTCCAGCGAGCGCGGCAAGCCCACGATGATCTCGATGACGCCGCGCTCGGACGCTTCCGCCGCGATTCGGACGACGTCGGCGCCGCCGTCCACGTCGCGCGGGATCGTCTCGATCGGCGTGGCCAGGATGCCGTCGGGGTCGCACGCGGCGAGGCCGACTCGAACGGCACCGACATCGACGCCGATTCTCGTGCCTCGGCGGAACACTATGCCCCTGCAGTGTTGGCGGACAGTCCGTCGGCGACGGCCTGTAGCGCGGCCGGCACTGCCGAAGCGTCGGTGCCGCCGCCCTGGGCCAGATCCTTCTTGCCGCCTCCGCCGCCGCCCAGGACACCGGACGCCGTCCGGACCAGCGCGCCGGCATCGAGACCGCGCTCGCGTGCGGACGCCGTCGTGGCCGTCACCAGCACGGGCCGCCCCTTCGTCACGCCGGCGACCGCGACAACGCCGGAGCGCTCGCCCAGCCGGGCCCGCAGATCGGTGGCGAGCGAGCGCAACTCGTCGACCGATCCGACATCGCCCAGGTCGGTGGCCACGAAGGCGGTGCCGTCGATGTCGCGTGCCGACTCGATCAGCGAACCGGCGCCGGCCAACGCCTGCTTCTTGCGCATCTCATCGATGGACCGTTCGGCCTTCTTGAGGCGCTCGAGGATGTTGTGCACGCGTCCGGGCATGTCCGCGGCCGGAACCTTGAGAATGTCGCTGAGCGAGCTGACAAGGGCGCGCTCGGCGGCGAGGTGGCGGAACGCTTCCATACCGACGGAGGCTTCGATGCGGCGCACGCCGGATCCGATCGACGATTCGGACAGCACCGAGATGGGGCCGACCTGCGAGGAATGGGCCACGTGCGTTCCGGCGCACAGTTCGCGCGACCAGGGGCCGCCAATGTCGACCACGCGCACCGTTTCGCCGTACTTCTCGCCGAACAGGGCCATCGCGCCGGAAGCGCGGGCCGCGTCGAGCGACATGTATTCCGCCGACACGGCGAGGTCGCGGCGCACCGCCATATTCGCGGCTTCTTCGATTTCGGCGCGCGCGCTCTGACTGACCTGCGCGTTGTACGAGAAGTCGAAGCGCATGTAGCCCGCTTCGTTGAACGAGCCGGCCTGCACGGCGCCGGGCCCGAGCAGTTCGCGCAGCGCCGCATGCACCAGGTGCGTGGCCGAATGCGCTTGGCAGGCGCCGAGACGGTAATCGTCGTCCACGCTGGCCAGCACCGTGCCGCCGGGCTGCAGTTCACCGTCCGTGACTTCGACCCGGTGCACGATGAGGCCGCCGATGGGGCGTTGCACATCGAGCACCTTGGCGGTGAATCCGTCGCCGGAAATGCTGCCGGTATCGGCGCGCTGGCCGCCCGATTCGGCGTAGAACGGCGTCTCCTCCAGCACGATGTCCACTTGGTCGCCCGGCAGCGCGACGGGGGCGCTGTGCCCGTTCTTGACGATGCCGCGCACCCGTGAATCGCTCTGCAACTTCTCGTAACCGATGAACCGGGTCTCGCCGGCGTCGCGCAGTTCGCGGTATGCGGTGGTGTCGGTGACGCCGCCGGTCTTCTTGGCGCGCGCGTCGGCCTGGGCACGATCGCGCTGCTCGGCCATCAGCGCGCGGAACGATTCCTCGTCGACGGTGACGCCCTGCTCGGAGGCCATTTCAATCGTCAGGTCGATCGGGAATCCGTAGGTGTCGTGCAGCGTGAACGCCTGCCGGCCGGACAACCGCCCGCCGGCGCCCTTGACCTTGTCGACCTCCTGGCTCAGTAGCGTCGTCCCGGAGGCCAGCGTGCGCAGGAAGGCGCGTTCTTCGGCGTACGCGATTCGGGAGATCCGTTCGAAATCGGTTTCCACCTCGGGGTACGAGGCCTTCATGGCGTCCCTCGACCGGGGCAGCAGCTCGGGCAGCGACTCACCGTGCACGCCCAGGA
It encodes the following:
- the alaS gene encoding alanine--tRNA ligase, with translation MQTAEIRRRWLQFFSERGHTVVPSASLVSDDPSLLFNIAGMVPFIPYLTGRETPPYTRATSVQKCVRTLDIDEVGKTTRHGTFFQMNGNFSFGDYFKAGAIEYAWQFLTTPTSGGGLGFDPDRLWVTVYLDDDEAAELWKKTAGLPDERIQRRGMDDNYWDTGQPGPAGPCSEIYYDRGPEYGLEGGPIADEDRYIEIWNLVFMQYQRGEGRGKDYPILGELANKNIDTGMGMERVAFLLQGVENMYEIDEVRPVLDRAAELAGVEYGGRESHDDDVRLRVVADHVRSAMMLISDGVTPSNEGRGYVLRRLLRRAIRAMRLLGVHGESLPELLPRSRDAMKASYPEVETDFERISRIAYAEERAFLRTLASGTTLLSQEVDKVKGAGGRLSGRQAFTLHDTYGFPIDLTIEMASEQGVTVDEESFRALMAEQRDRAQADARAKKTGGVTDTTAYRELRDAGETRFIGYEKLQSDSRVRGIVKNGHSAPVALPGDQVDIVLEETPFYAESGGQRADTGSISGDGFTAKVLDVQRPIGGLIVHRVEVTDGELQPGGTVLASVDDDYRLGACQAHSATHLVHAALRELLGPGAVQAGSFNEAGYMRFDFSYNAQVSQSARAEIEEAANMAVRRDLAVSAEYMSLDAARASGAMALFGEKYGETVRVVDIGGPWSRELCAGTHVAHSSQVGPISVLSESSIGSGVRRIEASVGMEAFRHLAAERALVSSLSDILKVPAADMPGRVHNILERLKKAERSIDEMRKKQALAGAGSLIESARDIDGTAFVATDLGDVGSVDELRSLATDLRARLGERSGVVAVAGVTKGRPVLVTATTASARERGLDAGALVRTASGVLGGGGGGKKDLAQGGGTDASAVPAALQAVADGLSANTAGA